The Indicator indicator isolate 239-I01 chromosome 22, UM_Iind_1.1, whole genome shotgun sequence genome includes a window with the following:
- the MMD2 gene encoding monocyte to macrophage differentiation factor 2 has translation MNHRVPSNCRYQPTEYEHAANCATHAFWILPSILGSSILYILSDDQWETISAWIYGFGLSSLFIVSTIFHTISWKKRHLRTVEHCLHMFDRMVIYFFIAASYAPWLNLRELGPWAAHMRWIIWIMASVGTVYVFFFHERYKLVELVCYVIMGFFPALVILSMPNRDGLPELVAGGLFYCLGMVFFKSDGRIPFAHAIWHLFVAIGAGIHYYAIWRYLYRPGALEAEPSW, from the exons ATGAACCACCGTGTCCCATCCAACTGCAGGTACCAGCCAACCGAGTACGAGCACGCTGCCAACTGTGCCACCCACGCA TTCTGGATCTTGCCCAGCATCCTTGGCAGCTCCATCCTCTACATCCTCTCTGATGACCAGTGGGAAACTATCTCAGCCTGGATCTATGGCTTTGGCTTGTCCAGCCTCTTCATTGTCTCCACCATCTTCCACACCATCTCCTGGAAGAAGAGGCATCTCAG GACTGTGGAGCACTGCTTGCACATGTTTGACAGGATGGTGATCTACTTCTTCATTGCTGCATCATATGCTCCCTG GCTgaacctgagggagctgggtcctTGGGCTGCCCACATGCGTTGGATCATCTGGATCATGGCTTCTGTTGGGACTGTCTATGTCTTCTTCTTCCATGAGAG GTACAAGCTGGTGGAGCTGGTGTGCTACGTTATCATGGGCTTCTTCCCTGCCTTGGTCATTCTCTCCATG cccaaCAGGGATGGCCTCCCAGAGCTGGTGGCCGGTGGACTCTTCTACTGCCTGGGCATGGTCTTCTTCAAAAGCGACGGCCGCATCCCCTTCGCCCATGCCATCTGGCACCTCTTCGTGGCCATCGGGGCTGGCATCCACTACTACGCCATTTGGAGGTACCTCTACCGGCCTGGCGCGCTGGAGGCTGAACCGTCCTGGTAG